A region of Magnetococcales bacterium DNA encodes the following proteins:
- the thrS gene encoding threonine--tRNA ligase has product MMHITLPDGSRKEFPQSVTARDVALSIGARLAAAAIAAKVNDKLVDLDTTLPDGAQLAIITPSSPEGLEILRHSTSHLMAQAVKELFPTAQVTIGPAVENGFYYDFHYERPFTTQDLETIEERMRAIAARNETVRRKEMPRDDAVAYFTGLGELFKAEIIREIPADQVISLYEQGSFTDLCRGPHVPATGHLKAFRLLRVAGAYWRGDARNPQLQRIYGTAWPDEKALKAYLTFLEEAERRDHRRLGKELNLFSIQDEAGGGLVFWHPMGSRIRRVIEDFWKDRHVAAGYEFLHTPHLANLDLWRTSGHCDFYAESMFKPLKVDEQLYQVRPMNCPFHILVYKDQLRSHRELPLRWAELGTVYRYEMSGALHGLFRVRGFTQDDAHIFCREEQIEEEISAILDLTLDILKTYGFNDFDIYLSTRPEKAVGSEEIWSRATSALRTAIGHHHLTYVEDVGGGAFYGPKIDVKITDAIGRKWQCSTIQLDFNLPERFDMTYIGEDGAKHRPIMIHRALMGSLERFFGVLLEHYVGQFPLWLAPVQAVVATITENQNDWAREIARQARVKGLRVEADLRNEKVGFKIREHTLKKVPYFLIIGEREKADGSVSLRNRAGANLGVFPLNEALERLLQEAHTRASVAESPATEGGHHK; this is encoded by the coding sequence ATGATGCATATTACCCTTCCCGACGGCTCCCGCAAGGAGTTTCCCCAGAGCGTGACGGCCCGTGACGTGGCCCTGTCCATCGGTGCGCGGCTGGCCGCCGCCGCCATCGCCGCCAAGGTCAACGACAAACTCGTCGATCTCGACACCACCCTCCCCGACGGCGCCCAACTGGCCATCATCACCCCGTCAAGCCCGGAAGGGCTGGAGATTCTGCGCCACTCCACCAGCCATCTCATGGCCCAGGCGGTCAAGGAGCTTTTCCCCACCGCGCAGGTGACCATCGGTCCCGCCGTGGAAAACGGCTTCTATTACGATTTCCACTACGAACGCCCCTTCACCACCCAGGATCTGGAAACCATCGAAGAGCGCATGCGCGCCATCGCCGCCCGCAACGAAACGGTGCGCCGTAAAGAGATGCCACGGGACGACGCGGTGGCCTACTTCACCGGCCTCGGCGAACTCTTCAAGGCCGAAATCATCCGCGAAATCCCCGCCGATCAAGTGATCTCCCTCTACGAACAGGGCAGCTTCACCGATCTCTGTCGAGGTCCGCATGTGCCCGCCACCGGTCATCTGAAAGCCTTCCGCCTGCTGCGCGTGGCCGGGGCCTACTGGCGCGGCGACGCCCGCAACCCCCAGTTGCAGCGCATCTACGGCACCGCCTGGCCCGACGAAAAAGCCCTGAAAGCCTACCTCACCTTCCTCGAAGAGGCGGAACGCCGCGACCACCGCCGTCTGGGCAAAGAGCTGAACCTCTTCTCCATCCAGGACGAAGCGGGCGGCGGACTGGTCTTCTGGCATCCCATGGGCTCCCGCATCCGCCGGGTCATCGAGGATTTCTGGAAAGACCGCCACGTCGCCGCCGGCTACGAGTTCCTGCACACCCCCCATCTGGCCAACCTCGACCTGTGGCGCACCTCGGGCCACTGCGACTTCTACGCCGAGTCGATGTTTAAGCCCCTGAAGGTGGATGAGCAGCTCTACCAGGTGCGACCCATGAACTGCCCCTTCCACATCCTGGTCTACAAGGATCAGCTCCGTTCCCATCGGGAGCTGCCGCTACGCTGGGCCGAACTGGGCACCGTCTACCGCTACGAGATGTCCGGGGCGCTGCACGGCCTCTTCCGGGTGCGCGGCTTCACCCAGGACGACGCCCATATCTTCTGCCGCGAAGAGCAGATCGAGGAGGAAATCTCCGCCATTCTCGATCTGACCCTCGATATCCTGAAGACTTACGGCTTCAACGATTTCGACATCTATCTCTCCACCCGGCCCGAAAAAGCGGTCGGCTCGGAAGAGATCTGGAGCCGGGCCACCTCCGCGCTGCGCACCGCCATCGGCCATCACCACCTCACCTACGTCGAAGACGTGGGCGGCGGCGCCTTCTACGGCCCCAAAATCGATGTCAAAATCACCGACGCCATCGGTCGCAAATGGCAGTGTTCCACCATCCAGCTCGATTTCAATCTGCCGGAACGCTTCGATATGACCTATATCGGAGAGGACGGGGCCAAACACCGCCCCATCATGATCCATCGCGCCCTGATGGGCTCGCTGGAGCGCTTCTTCGGCGTGCTGCTGGAACACTACGTCGGTCAGTTCCCCCTGTGGCTGGCTCCGGTGCAGGCGGTGGTGGCGACCATCACCGAGAACCAGAACGACTGGGCCCGGGAGATCGCCCGGCAGGCCCGCGTCAAAGGGTTGCGCGTCGAAGCGGACTTGCGCAACGAGAAGGTCGGCTTCAAAATTCGCGAACATACATTGAAAAAAGTCCCCTACTTTCTCATCATTGGAGAGAGGGAAAAGGCTGACGGCAGCGTCAGTCTGCGTAACCGGGCCGGCGCGAATCTGGGTGTCTTCCCCCTGAACGAGGCGTTGGAACGGCTCCTGCAGGAAGCCCACACCCGCGCCAGCGTCGCGGAATCACCAGCCACAGAAGGAGGCCACCATAAATAA
- a CDS encoding translation initiation factor IF-3: MNKLVTKDRGQTPPPSSDTTRINEQIRVPEVRLIDENSQQIGIVPRFEALARAQDVGLDLVEVAPEARPPVCKIMDYTKFRYQKSIRERQARRNQVRIEIKEIKFRPGTDTHDFEVKLRAIRKFLEAGNKVKCTLRFRGREMAHQELGMALLERIEKDLGEVAKVEQTPKLLGRQMTMVIAPTAAAKKKSETPSGGKRSVDEDIDLDNIDIGEIIDDDDDDDDEEE; this comes from the coding sequence ATAAATAAGCTTGTCACCAAGGATCGGGGACAGACACCTCCCCCGAGCAGCGACACCACCCGCATCAACGAACAGATCCGGGTGCCCGAAGTGCGCCTGATCGACGAAAATTCCCAGCAGATCGGCATCGTGCCCCGCTTCGAAGCCCTGGCCAGGGCTCAGGACGTGGGACTCGACCTGGTGGAGGTGGCTCCCGAAGCCCGGCCCCCGGTCTGCAAGATCATGGACTACACCAAGTTCCGCTATCAAAAGTCCATTCGGGAACGTCAGGCGCGCCGTAACCAGGTGCGTATCGAAATCAAGGAGATCAAGTTCCGTCCGGGAACCGATACCCACGATTTCGAAGTCAAGCTGCGGGCCATTCGCAAGTTTCTGGAAGCGGGCAACAAGGTCAAATGCACCTTGCGCTTTCGCGGTCGGGAGATGGCGCATCAGGAGTTGGGCATGGCCCTGCTGGAGCGCATTGAGAAAGATCTTGGTGAAGTGGCCAAGGTGGAGCAAACCCCGAAGCTGCTCGGGCGGCAGATGACGATGGTGATCGCACCCACCGCCGCCGCCAAGAAAAAGAGCGAGACCCCCTCCGGTGGCAAACGCTCCGTGGATGAGGATATCGATCTCGATAATATCGATATCGGCGAAATAATCGATGATGACGATGATGATGACGACGAGGAGGAGTAG
- a CDS encoding nucleotidyltransferase domain-containing protein, with amino-acid sequence MEENALFPESNAETVAGAGLTTLIGDVVSRIVAAVHPLRIILFGSAAQGRMGPDSDLDLLVVMPDGTHRRRTSQTLFRALQEIDVPKDIVVVTDQD; translated from the coding sequence ATGGAAGAGAACGCCCTTTTTCCCGAATCGAATGCCGAAACGGTTGCGGGTGCCGGTTTGACCACGCTGATTGGTGATGTGGTGAGCCGGATCGTCGCGGCCGTGCATCCGTTGCGCATCATCCTCTTCGGTTCGGCGGCCCAGGGCCGCATGGGACCGGACAGCGATCTCGACCTGCTGGTGGTCATGCCCGACGGCACCCACCGCCGCCGCACTTCCCAGACCCTTTTTCGGGCCTTGCAGGAGATCGATGTTCCCAAGGATATCGTGGTGGTGACCGATCAGGAT